From one Streptomyces sp. ICC1 genomic stretch:
- a CDS encoding VOC family protein: MTSSSTQGMKTVLHPVSDLAQAKAVYTALLGVAPQTDGPHYVGFEAAGQHVGLLPGGGPQGLTASLAYWHVPDIEAKLAELTAAGAAVKEAAHDVGGGRLVATAIDPDGNLIGLLQD; encoded by the coding sequence GTGACCAGCTCTTCCACCCAGGGGATGAAGACCGTGCTGCACCCCGTTTCCGACCTCGCCCAGGCCAAGGCGGTGTACACCGCGCTGCTCGGTGTCGCGCCGCAGACCGACGGGCCCCACTACGTCGGCTTCGAGGCCGCCGGCCAGCACGTCGGCCTCCTCCCGGGCGGCGGGCCGCAGGGCCTGACCGCGTCGCTCGCCTACTGGCACGTGCCGGACATCGAGGCGAAGCTCGCCGAACTGACCGCCGCGGGCGCCGCCGTCAAGGAGGCCGCGCACGACGTCGGCGGCGGCCGCCTGGTGGCCACCGCCATCGACCCCGACGGAAACCTCATCGGACTGCTGCAGGACTGA
- a CDS encoding GNAT family N-acetyltransferase: MTWTFSSDLAAYLAAARPAIAAEPVANTSLLTVIDALERRGPDAYGPDAPFFGWWTGEDGAVAGALLCTPPYPLLIGTLPAGAVRELGAALGSEPVLAGVDALNARRDDARVLAAAWGKPTEVAEENRLYRLAGLLAPDPVPAGRARLAGPADLPLLLDWVTAFKQESGEGGTASEAALRDRLSYGGMLLWEDAGDPVSLAGFFRPVGAVARIGPVYTPPERRGRGYAAGVTHAVSEAAYAAGAVEVLLFADLANPTSNGVYRRLGYTPIEDRVEVEVVAA, encoded by the coding sequence ATGACGTGGACCTTCTCATCCGACCTGGCGGCCTATCTGGCCGCGGCGCGCCCGGCCATCGCCGCCGAGCCCGTCGCCAACACCTCGCTGCTGACCGTCATCGACGCCCTGGAGCGGCGGGGCCCTGACGCCTACGGCCCGGACGCCCCCTTCTTCGGCTGGTGGACCGGCGAAGACGGGGCCGTCGCCGGCGCCCTGCTGTGCACCCCGCCGTACCCGCTGCTGATCGGGACGCTGCCCGCCGGGGCCGTCCGGGAGCTGGGGGCCGCGCTCGGCTCCGAGCCGGTGCTGGCCGGCGTCGACGCGCTGAACGCCCGCCGCGACGACGCGCGGGTGCTGGCCGCCGCCTGGGGCAAGCCCACCGAGGTCGCCGAGGAGAACCGGCTCTACCGGCTGGCCGGACTCCTCGCACCGGACCCCGTACCGGCCGGGCGGGCCCGGCTCGCCGGCCCGGCGGACCTCCCGCTGCTGCTGGACTGGGTCACCGCCTTCAAGCAGGAGTCCGGCGAGGGCGGCACCGCCTCCGAAGCCGCCCTGCGCGACCGGCTCTCGTACGGCGGGATGCTGCTCTGGGAGGACGCCGGGGACCCGGTCTCGCTGGCCGGCTTCTTCCGCCCGGTCGGCGCGGTGGCCCGCATCGGCCCGGTCTACACCCCGCCCGAGCGCCGGGGCCGCGGCTACGCCGCCGGGGTCACCCACGCCGTGAGCGAGGCGGCGTACGCGGCCGGCGCGGTGGAGGTGCTGCTCTTCGCCGACCTGGCCAACCCGACCAGCAACGGCGTCTACCGGCGCCTGGGCTACACCCCGATCGAGGACCGGGTGGAGGTCGAGGTGGTCGCGGCCTGA
- a CDS encoding enoyl-CoA hydratase family protein, which produces MSPFLGSTPATERWRHLRVDRRDGVATVTLDRPEKLNALTFGAYADLRDLLAELSRERSVRALVLGGEGRGFCSGGDVDEIIGATLAMDTAQLLDFNRMTGQVVRALRECPFPVIAAVHGIAAGAGAVIALAADFRIADPTARFAFLFTRVGLSGGDMGAAYLLPRIVGLGHATRLLMLGEQVRAPEAERIGLLSEVTEEGGAFARAAELAAHLAAGPALAYAQTKALLTAELDMPLAASVELDANTQALLMNGEDYREFHAAFTGKRAPQWKGR; this is translated from the coding sequence GTGAGCCCCTTCCTTGGTTCCACTCCAGCGACCGAACGCTGGCGCCACCTGCGGGTGGACCGGCGCGACGGCGTCGCCACCGTCACCCTCGACCGCCCCGAGAAGCTGAACGCGCTCACCTTCGGCGCCTACGCCGACCTGCGCGACCTGCTCGCCGAACTGTCCAGGGAGCGTTCCGTGCGCGCCCTCGTGCTCGGCGGCGAGGGCCGCGGCTTCTGCTCCGGAGGCGACGTCGACGAGATCATCGGCGCCACCCTCGCGATGGACACGGCCCAGCTCCTCGACTTCAACCGGATGACCGGCCAGGTCGTGCGCGCCCTGCGCGAATGCCCCTTCCCGGTGATCGCCGCCGTCCACGGCATCGCCGCCGGCGCGGGCGCCGTCATCGCCCTCGCCGCGGACTTCCGGATCGCCGACCCCACCGCCCGCTTCGCGTTCCTCTTCACCCGCGTCGGCCTCTCCGGCGGCGACATGGGCGCCGCTTACCTGCTGCCCCGGATCGTCGGGCTCGGCCACGCCACCCGGCTCCTGATGCTGGGGGAGCAGGTCAGGGCCCCCGAAGCCGAGCGGATCGGGCTGCTGAGCGAGGTGACCGAGGAGGGCGGGGCCTTCGCGCGGGCCGCCGAACTCGCCGCGCACCTCGCCGCCGGCCCCGCCCTCGCCTACGCGCAGACCAAGGCGCTGCTGACCGCCGAGCTCGACATGCCGCTCGCCGCCTCCGTGGAGCTGGACGCGAACACCCAGGCGCTGCTGATGAACGGCGAGGACTACCGGGAGTTCCACGCGGCCTTCACCGGGAAGCGGGCGCCCCAGTGGAAGGGCAGGTAG
- a CDS encoding bifunctional salicylyl-CoA 5-hydroxylase/oxidoreductase, whose product MPEPAVLRVAVVGGGPGGLYAAALLARQGHAVEVWERNAPDDTFGFGVVLSDETLGGIEAADAVVYAALCAEFTRWDDVDIVHRGRLLTSGGHGFAALGRRRLLEILHERCAGLGVRLRFRAEAPDPRALAASYDLVVAADGVHSRIRESGAAHYRPTVTGGRCRYIWLAADFALTAFRFEIAETEHGVMQLHAYPYAADSSTVIVEMREEVWRQAGFDLCDEAESAARCAKIFSEALRGRPLRGNRSAWTRFHTVANEHWSHGNVVLIGDAAHTAHFSIGSGTKLAVEDALALARALEADRDVPAALAAYEAARRPAVASTQRAAAASMRWFEEAAAYVDQPARQFAFNLLTRSRRVTHGNLRLRDPRFTRAVEQEFGCPDGAGEGPDRAGTPPMFTPLTLRGLTLRNRVVVSPMDMYSATGGASATGRAAATGDEGVPGDFHLVHLGARALGGAALVMTEMVCVSAEGRITPGCTGLYTARQAAAWARIADFVHASAPGVALGVQLGHSGRKGSTRVMWEGMDAPLPEGNWPLVAASALPYRPGVSAVPRELAAADLAAVRSDFAAAAVRAADAGFDLLELHCAHGYLLSGFLSPLTNLRTDAYGGPLENRLRFPLEVFDAVRAVWPADRPMTVRLSATDWAPGGTSPEDAVAIAGAFAAHGADAIDVSTGQVVADEAPEYGRSYQTPYADRIRAALGVPVIAVGAISSWDDVNSLLLAGRADLCALGRPHLYDPHWTLHAAAEQSYTGPAAPWPAPYLAGSRRPPTGRD is encoded by the coding sequence ATGCCGGAACCCGCCGTGCTGAGGGTCGCCGTCGTGGGCGGGGGACCGGGCGGGCTGTACGCCGCCGCCCTGCTCGCCCGGCAGGGGCACGCGGTGGAGGTCTGGGAGCGCAACGCCCCCGATGACACCTTCGGCTTCGGCGTGGTGCTCTCCGACGAGACCCTCGGCGGCATCGAAGCGGCCGACGCCGTCGTCTACGCCGCCCTGTGCGCGGAGTTCACGCGCTGGGACGACGTCGACATCGTGCACCGGGGCCGGCTGCTGACCTCCGGCGGCCACGGCTTCGCCGCGCTGGGCCGCCGCCGCCTCCTGGAGATCCTGCACGAGCGGTGCGCGGGCCTCGGGGTCCGGCTGCGCTTCCGCGCCGAAGCCCCCGACCCGCGGGCGCTCGCGGCCTCGTACGACCTGGTCGTCGCGGCGGACGGGGTGCACAGCCGGATCCGCGAGAGCGGCGCGGCGCACTACCGGCCGACGGTCACGGGAGGCCGGTGCCGGTACATCTGGCTGGCCGCCGACTTCGCGCTCACGGCCTTCCGCTTCGAGATCGCCGAGACCGAGCACGGGGTGATGCAGCTGCACGCCTACCCGTACGCGGCGGACTCCTCCACCGTGATCGTCGAGATGCGCGAGGAGGTCTGGCGGCAGGCCGGCTTCGACCTGTGCGACGAGGCGGAATCGGCCGCCCGCTGCGCCAAGATCTTCAGCGAGGCCCTGCGGGGACGGCCGCTGCGCGGGAACCGCTCCGCGTGGACCCGGTTCCACACCGTCGCCAACGAGCACTGGTCCCACGGGAACGTGGTGCTGATCGGCGATGCGGCGCACACCGCGCACTTCTCGATCGGCTCCGGCACCAAACTGGCCGTGGAGGACGCGCTCGCGCTCGCCCGGGCGCTGGAGGCGGACCGGGACGTCCCCGCCGCGCTGGCCGCCTACGAGGCCGCACGGCGGCCTGCGGTGGCCTCCACCCAGCGGGCGGCCGCCGCCAGCATGCGGTGGTTCGAGGAGGCCGCCGCGTACGTGGACCAGCCCGCCCGGCAGTTCGCCTTCAACCTCCTCACGCGCAGCAGGCGGGTCACCCACGGCAACCTGCGGCTGCGCGACCCGCGCTTCACCCGCGCGGTGGAGCAGGAGTTCGGCTGCCCCGACGGGGCCGGCGAGGGCCCGGACCGGGCGGGAACGCCGCCGATGTTCACCCCGCTCACCCTGCGCGGACTGACGCTGCGCAACCGGGTCGTGGTGTCCCCGATGGACATGTATTCGGCGACAGGAGGTGCCTCGGCGACAGGACGTGCTGCGGCGACCGGGGACGAGGGGGTCCCGGGCGATTTCCACCTGGTCCACCTCGGCGCGCGGGCTCTCGGTGGGGCGGCCCTGGTGATGACCGAGATGGTCTGCGTCAGCGCCGAGGGCCGCATCACCCCGGGCTGCACGGGCCTCTACACCGCGCGGCAGGCCGCAGCCTGGGCGCGGATCGCCGACTTCGTGCACGCCTCCGCGCCCGGAGTCGCCCTCGGCGTCCAGCTCGGCCACTCGGGCCGCAAGGGCTCGACCCGGGTGATGTGGGAGGGCATGGACGCCCCCCTGCCCGAGGGCAACTGGCCGCTGGTGGCCGCCTCCGCGCTGCCGTACCGGCCCGGGGTCTCGGCCGTCCCGCGCGAGCTGGCCGCCGCCGACCTCGCCGCCGTCCGCTCCGACTTCGCGGCGGCCGCCGTCCGCGCCGCCGACGCCGGCTTCGACCTGCTGGAACTGCACTGCGCGCACGGCTACCTGCTCTCCGGGTTCCTCTCCCCGCTGACCAACCTGCGCACCGACGCCTACGGCGGCCCGCTGGAGAACCGGCTCCGCTTCCCGCTCGAGGTCTTCGACGCGGTCCGCGCCGTCTGGCCCGCGGACCGGCCGATGACGGTCCGCCTCTCGGCCACCGACTGGGCGCCCGGCGGCACCTCGCCCGAGGACGCGGTCGCCATCGCCGGGGCCTTCGCGGCCCACGGCGCGGATGCCATCGACGTCTCGACGGGCCAGGTGGTGGCGGACGAGGCCCCCGAGTACGGGCGCTCGTACCAGACCCCCTACGCCGACCGGATCCGGGCCGCGCTCGGCGTCCCGGTCATCGCGGTCGGCGCGATCTCCTCCTGGGACGACGTCAACTCCCTGCTCCTGGCCGGCCGCGCCGACCTCTGCGCACTCGGCCGCCCCCACCTCTACGACCCGCACTGGACCCTGCACGCGGCCGCCGAGCAGTCCTACACGGGTCCGGCCGCCCCCTGGCCGGCCCCCTACCTGGCAGGCAGCCGCAGACCCCCGACCGGGCGGGACTAG
- a CDS encoding pyridoxamine 5'-phosphate oxidase family protein, with the protein MSTPPRSREQRRRETEHRLGHDIDVWVASASPDGAPHLVPLSFDWDGEALLAATPAESPTGRNLAATRTARLALGHTRDVAMIEGHVEVLAIDALPPHLGDRFAARTGFDPRSLTTGYRWFRITPHRIRAWREENELAGRELMRDGRWLV; encoded by the coding sequence ATGAGCACCCCACCCCGCTCCCGCGAGCAGCGCCGTCGCGAGACCGAGCACCGGCTCGGCCATGACATCGACGTCTGGGTGGCCAGTGCCTCGCCGGACGGCGCCCCACACCTGGTGCCGCTGTCCTTCGACTGGGACGGCGAGGCGCTCTTGGCGGCCACCCCGGCGGAAAGCCCCACCGGCCGGAACCTGGCCGCCACCCGGACCGCTCGGCTCGCCCTCGGCCACACCCGCGACGTCGCCATGATCGAGGGGCACGTCGAGGTCCTCGCCATCGACGCACTGCCGCCGCACCTGGGTGACCGGTTCGCCGCACGCACCGGCTTCGACCCCCGCTCGCTGACCACCGGGTACCGCTGGTTCCGCATCACTCCCCACCGCATCCGGGCCTGGCGGGAGGAGAACGAGCTGGCCGGCCGTGAGCTGATGCGCGACGGTCGCTGGCTGGTCTGA
- a CDS encoding PaaX family transcriptional regulator C-terminal domain-containing protein, whose translation MAEQHPPRSLIVTLYGAYGRAFRGPVPVSALVRLLGAAGVDAPSVRSSVSRLKRRGFLLPARTADGSAAYGLSGEARELLEDGDRRIYGAPRRSEEWLLAVFSVPEQERAKRHLLRSRLARLGFGAVAPGVWIAPAHLEGETRRTLDRLHLTAYVELFRGAHLGFAPTAESVSRWWDLAALAKQHEEFLDLHEPALRALQSGPAPEPEAAYRGYLFALDAWRRLPYADPGLPRDLLPADWPGDRSAAVFAELHDRLRDIGAGFAQP comes from the coding sequence GTGGCCGAGCAACATCCCCCGCGATCCCTGATCGTCACGCTCTACGGAGCCTACGGGCGGGCCTTCCGGGGCCCGGTCCCGGTGTCCGCGCTGGTGCGCCTGCTGGGCGCGGCCGGCGTGGACGCTCCGTCCGTCCGCTCGTCGGTGTCCCGGCTCAAGCGGCGCGGCTTCCTGCTGCCCGCGCGGACCGCGGACGGCTCCGCGGCGTACGGGCTCTCCGGGGAGGCCCGCGAACTGCTCGAGGACGGCGACCGGCGGATCTACGGGGCTCCGCGCCGGTCCGAGGAGTGGCTGCTCGCGGTCTTCTCCGTACCGGAGCAGGAGCGCGCCAAACGGCACCTGCTGCGCTCCCGGCTCGCCCGGCTCGGCTTCGGCGCGGTCGCGCCGGGCGTGTGGATCGCCCCGGCCCACCTGGAGGGGGAGACCCGGCGCACCCTGGACCGGCTGCACCTGACGGCGTACGTGGAGCTGTTCCGCGGCGCCCACCTGGGCTTCGCCCCGACCGCCGAGTCGGTGTCCCGCTGGTGGGACCTGGCGGCGCTGGCCAAGCAGCACGAGGAGTTCCTCGACCTCCACGAACCCGCCCTGCGCGCCCTGCAGTCGGGCCCGGCCCCGGAGCCGGAGGCCGCCTACCGCGGCTACCTCTTCGCCCTGGACGCCTGGCGCCGCCTCCCGTACGCCGATCCGGGCCTGCCCCGCGACCTGCTCCCGGCGGACTGGCCGGGCGACCGCTCGGCGGCGGTCTTCGCCGAACTCCACGACCGCCTGAGGGACATCGGCGCCGGATTCGCGCAGCCGTAG
- a CDS encoding DUF1801 domain-containing protein, translating to MSSTTDNRTHEGFTAEERAAMKDHAQELKKAARRSSKADKAAEAEQDVLAKIAEMQDADRIMAERVHAVVTATAPVLAPKLWYGMPSYALDGKVVCYFQSAEKFKARYATLGFSDQAQLDDGPMWAAVFALTEVTAEVEARIAALVKQAVS from the coding sequence ATGAGCAGCACCACCGACAACCGCACGCACGAGGGATTCACGGCCGAGGAGCGTGCCGCGATGAAGGACCACGCACAGGAGCTCAAGAAGGCGGCGCGCCGCAGCTCGAAGGCGGACAAGGCGGCCGAGGCGGAACAGGACGTCCTCGCGAAGATCGCCGAGATGCAGGACGCGGACCGGATCATGGCCGAGCGCGTCCACGCCGTCGTCACCGCCACCGCCCCGGTCCTCGCGCCGAAGCTCTGGTACGGGATGCCCTCCTACGCGCTGGACGGAAAGGTCGTCTGCTACTTCCAGAGCGCGGAGAAGTTCAAGGCGCGCTACGCGACGCTCGGCTTCAGCGACCAGGCGCAGCTGGACGACGGCCCGATGTGGGCGGCCGTCTTCGCCCTGACGGAGGTGACGGCCGAGGTGGAGGCGCGGATCGCCGCACTCGTGAAGCAGGCGGTGAGCTGA
- a CDS encoding LuxR C-terminal-related transcriptional regulator: MSTPVISAREADVLELLGEHLSNAEIAARLFISVRTVESHVSSLLRKLEVPDRRALSRHAPEPARGEPARRAPALPAPLTAFVGRARERGELAAAVTARRLVTAVGLGGVGKTRLALAVAADAAGDFADGVCFVDLVPVTDPGRVGAAVAAAMGVGEQPGRGIDDALMAALADRQALLVLDNCEQVRDGVAPFLERLLVACPGIRVLATSRARLMVPFEWVFPVPPLSRVGGGESEAVALFLERAAAVGRAPAPAERDRIAALCERLDGMALAIELAAARWSTLGLDGLAAGLGDQLRILAGGPRADGRHRSVRAVLDWSHDLLEPRDRALLRRVSAFVAPFTAEAAAEVASEVAAEVASEVAGFAPLEAAAVADGLGRLAEQSLLAVTPSDTGTRYQALETLRQYGTERLADAGELGDVRSRHLAWCLAGAAGLQEGGGSDWRARFDAVAEDLRAALAWAAGRPEQRADACRLALSMAELAFTRNLLGEAQQRYEQAASLAVGADAAAALRQAAGVAGCRRLGDDMYRLHRAAAEAARRAGDASGAARDLAAAATAAYRFSSTFSSRVPPADEVTGLLAAARELTGDDDPAAEAAFALAEAAVVADAFGAVQGAADNTAPDTVACAERAVELAGRAGDPVARSAALDALSGAQSWAGESFAAAAAARARIDILTSAPSAPARTHELIDALAMAAATAVGTGELSAARQWGSRLADQPQLAEVGDHATSWLLVADAFAGRADAVLTSSVRFLDAWEQAGRQRSFSLGPAAASVAMIHGLRGDHEARAAWLTITDRTGSKEDHHHGHGAVFDAMVLLHHGDAHAALERVAPEPEQVWKWVCWVWLHWYAALRAEAAVLAGHPDARARIAAARAVVAGNPVATALVDRAEALLGGDLPQLLATAAAFEAAGCRYQWARTLLLAGGAHAATGASALSDLGLAPMST; this comes from the coding sequence GTGTCCACTCCAGTGATCTCGGCCCGGGAAGCAGACGTACTCGAACTGCTCGGGGAGCACCTGAGCAACGCGGAGATAGCCGCGCGGCTGTTCATTTCGGTACGGACGGTCGAATCGCACGTCTCCTCGCTGCTCAGGAAGTTGGAGGTGCCGGACCGGCGGGCGCTGTCCCGGCACGCGCCCGAACCGGCGCGCGGCGAACCGGCGCGCCGGGCCCCCGCGCTTCCGGCACCGCTGACGGCGTTCGTCGGCCGGGCACGGGAACGCGGGGAGCTGGCCGCTGCGGTGACGGCACGTCGGCTGGTGACCGCCGTCGGTCTGGGCGGGGTGGGCAAGACGCGGCTCGCGCTGGCGGTGGCGGCCGACGCGGCGGGCGACTTCGCCGACGGGGTGTGCTTCGTCGACCTGGTCCCGGTCACCGATCCCGGGCGGGTGGGCGCGGCGGTCGCGGCGGCCATGGGCGTGGGCGAGCAGCCCGGGCGCGGCATCGACGACGCGCTGATGGCCGCGCTGGCGGACCGTCAGGCACTGCTGGTACTGGACAACTGCGAGCAGGTGCGCGACGGGGTGGCGCCGTTCCTGGAACGGCTGCTCGTCGCCTGCCCGGGGATACGGGTGCTCGCGACCAGCCGGGCCCGGCTGATGGTGCCGTTCGAGTGGGTCTTCCCGGTTCCGCCGCTGTCGCGCGTCGGCGGCGGCGAGTCGGAGGCGGTGGCCCTGTTCCTGGAGCGGGCGGCGGCGGTCGGCAGGGCCCCCGCGCCGGCGGAACGCGACCGGATCGCGGCGCTGTGCGAACGGCTCGACGGCATGGCGCTGGCCATCGAACTGGCGGCGGCCCGGTGGTCCACGCTCGGATTGGACGGCCTGGCGGCCGGCCTCGGCGACCAGCTCCGGATCCTCGCCGGCGGCCCCCGCGCCGACGGCAGGCACCGGTCGGTGCGGGCCGTCCTCGACTGGAGCCACGACCTGCTCGAGCCGCGGGACCGGGCACTGCTGCGTCGGGTGTCGGCGTTCGTCGCTCCGTTCACCGCCGAGGCGGCCGCCGAAGTGGCCTCCGAGGTGGCCGCCGAAGTGGCCTCCGAGGTGGCCGGGTTCGCCCCGCTGGAGGCGGCCGCGGTCGCCGACGGGCTCGGCAGGCTCGCCGAGCAGAGCCTGCTCGCCGTGACACCGTCCGACACCGGCACCCGCTACCAGGCGCTGGAGACCCTCCGCCAGTACGGCACGGAGCGGCTCGCCGACGCCGGTGAGCTCGGCGACGTCCGGTCGCGCCACCTGGCTTGGTGCCTGGCCGGTGCGGCCGGCCTCCAGGAAGGCGGCGGCTCGGACTGGCGAGCCCGGTTCGACGCGGTCGCGGAGGACCTGCGGGCCGCCCTGGCCTGGGCCGCGGGCCGGCCGGAGCAGCGCGCGGACGCGTGCCGTCTCGCCCTGTCCATGGCCGAGCTGGCCTTCACCCGGAACCTGCTGGGCGAGGCCCAACAGCGGTACGAGCAGGCGGCCTCGCTCGCCGTCGGCGCCGACGCCGCCGCCGCATTGCGGCAGGCCGCCGGGGTGGCCGGGTGCCGCAGGCTCGGGGACGACATGTACCGCCTGCACCGGGCCGCCGCCGAAGCCGCCCGACGGGCCGGGGACGCCTCCGGGGCCGCCCGCGACCTGGCGGCTGCCGCCACCGCCGCCTACCGCTTCTCCAGCACGTTCAGCAGCCGGGTTCCGCCCGCGGACGAGGTGACCGGCCTGCTCGCGGCGGCGCGCGAGCTGACCGGTGACGACGACCCGGCCGCCGAGGCGGCTTTCGCGCTGGCCGAGGCCGCGGTGGTCGCGGACGCGTTCGGCGCGGTCCAGGGGGCTGCGGACAACACCGCACCGGACACCGTCGCGTGCGCCGAACGGGCCGTCGAACTCGCCGGGCGCGCGGGCGACCCGGTGGCACGGTCCGCCGCCCTCGACGCGCTCTCCGGCGCCCAGAGCTGGGCCGGTGAGAGCTTCGCCGCCGCGGCCGCCGCCCGGGCCCGGATCGACATCCTGACCTCGGCGCCGAGCGCCCCCGCCCGGACGCACGAGCTGATCGACGCCCTGGCCATGGCCGCCGCGACCGCCGTCGGCACGGGCGAGCTGTCGGCGGCCCGCCAGTGGGGCAGCCGGCTCGCGGACCAGCCGCAGCTGGCCGAGGTGGGCGACCACGCCACGTCCTGGCTGCTGGTCGCGGACGCGTTCGCGGGCCGTGCCGACGCGGTGCTCACCAGCAGCGTGCGCTTCCTCGACGCGTGGGAGCAGGCCGGCCGGCAGCGGTCGTTCTCACTCGGTCCGGCCGCCGCGTCCGTCGCGATGATCCACGGCTTGCGGGGCGACCACGAGGCCCGAGCGGCCTGGCTCACGATCACCGACCGGACCGGCAGCAAGGAGGACCACCACCACGGCCACGGCGCCGTCTTCGACGCCATGGTCCTGCTCCACCACGGGGACGCGCACGCGGCCCTGGAGCGCGTCGCGCCCGAGCCGGAGCAGGTGTGGAAGTGGGTCTGCTGGGTCTGGCTGCACTGGTACGCGGCGCTCCGGGCGGAGGCAGCGGTCCTCGCCGGGCACCCGGACGCCCGGGCGCGGATCGCCGCCGCCCGGGCCGTGGTCGCCGGGAACCCGGTCGCCACCGCCCTGGTCGACCGGGCGGAGGCACTGCTCGGCGGCGATCTGCCGCAGTTGCTCGCCACCGCGGCGGCGTTCGAGGCGGCCGGCTGCCGCTACCAGTGGGCGCGCACGCTGCTGCTCGCCGGGGGCGCGCACGCCGCGACCGGCGCGTCCGCCCTGTCCGACCTCGGACTCGCGCCCATGTCGACCTAG
- a CDS encoding AMP-binding protein has product MPSAHRDTFARDHLPPADAWPRLLFELPELAYPDRLNCGVELLDATIDRFGPDRPAFRGGDGTVWSYGELRARVDRLAHVLTADLGVVPGNRVLLRGPTGPWLAACWLAVMKAGAVAVTVLAQQRAQELATVCAMARVSHALCHADVVDDLVKAQVPGLRITAYGGGAPDDLLRLAASGRHQEPFTAVETSADDVALIAFTSGTTGRPKGCMHFHRDLLAVADTFSRQVLRPRPDDVFAGSPPLGFTFGLGGLVVFPLRAGASALLLADGSPRRLLPALAEHRVSVLFTAPTAYRSMLDTLGPYDTGAYDLGALRRCVSAGENLPAATWHAWYERTGLRIINGIGATELLHIFISAADEDIRPGTTGRVVPGWQARVVDEAGRPVPDDEPGLLAVRGPVGCRYLADPRQGEYVRDGWNVTGDTYVRDAEGYFRYVARADDMIISAGYNIAGPEVEEALLRHPDVLEAAVVGRPDERRGQVVVAYTVAREGAVLTEDALRTFMRAELAPHKCPRSFVFLPALPRTATGKLQRFRLREEGPSTSPDLPGRPDRS; this is encoded by the coding sequence ATGCCTTCCGCCCACCGTGACACCTTTGCCCGCGACCATCTGCCGCCCGCCGACGCCTGGCCGCGGCTCCTCTTCGAACTCCCCGAGCTGGCCTATCCCGACCGGCTCAACTGCGGCGTGGAGCTGCTCGACGCCACCATCGACCGGTTCGGCCCCGACCGCCCCGCCTTCCGCGGCGGGGACGGCACCGTGTGGTCGTACGGGGAGCTGCGCGCCCGCGTCGACCGGCTCGCGCACGTCCTCACCGCCGACCTCGGCGTGGTCCCCGGCAACCGCGTGCTGCTGCGCGGCCCCACCGGCCCCTGGCTCGCCGCCTGCTGGCTGGCGGTGATGAAGGCGGGCGCGGTGGCCGTCACCGTGCTGGCCCAGCAGCGCGCGCAGGAGCTGGCCACCGTGTGCGCGATGGCCCGGGTGAGCCATGCCCTGTGCCACGCGGACGTGGTGGACGACCTGGTCAAGGCGCAGGTACCGGGCCTGCGGATCACCGCGTACGGCGGCGGGGCCCCGGACGACCTGCTGCGGCTGGCCGCGTCCGGGCGCCACCAGGAGCCCTTCACCGCGGTCGAGACCTCCGCCGACGACGTCGCGCTCATCGCCTTCACCTCGGGCACCACCGGGCGCCCCAAGGGCTGCATGCACTTCCACCGCGATCTGCTCGCGGTGGCCGACACCTTCTCCCGCCAGGTGCTGCGCCCCCGCCCCGACGACGTCTTCGCGGGCAGCCCGCCGCTCGGCTTCACCTTCGGCCTCGGCGGGCTGGTCGTCTTCCCGCTGCGGGCCGGCGCCTCGGCCCTGCTGCTGGCGGACGGGTCCCCGCGCCGGCTGCTGCCCGCGCTCGCCGAGCACCGGGTGTCCGTGCTGTTCACGGCGCCCACCGCGTACCGGTCGATGCTGGACACGCTGGGCCCGTACGACACGGGCGCCTACGACCTCGGCGCGCTGCGCCGCTGCGTCTCGGCGGGCGAGAACCTGCCGGCCGCCACCTGGCACGCCTGGTACGAGCGGACGGGCCTGCGGATCATCAACGGGATCGGTGCGACCGAGCTGCTGCACATCTTCATCTCGGCGGCCGACGAGGACATCCGCCCGGGCACGACGGGCCGGGTGGTCCCGGGCTGGCAGGCCCGGGTGGTGGACGAGGCGGGCCGGCCGGTCCCGGACGACGAGCCGGGGCTGCTGGCCGTCCGGGGGCCCGTGGGCTGCCGCTACCTGGCGGACCCGCGGCAGGGCGAGTACGTGCGGGACGGCTGGAACGTCACGGGAGACACCTACGTCCGCGACGCGGAGGGCTACTTCCGCTACGTGGCCCGTGCCGACGACATGATCATCTCGGCGGGGTACAACATCGCGGGCCCGGAGGTGGAGGAGGCCCTGCTGCGCCACCCCGACGTACTGGAGGCGGCGGTGGTCGGCCGCCCCGACGAGCGGCGCGGGCAGGTCGTGGTCGCCTACACCGTCGCCCGGGAGGGCGCCGTCCTGACCGAGGACGCCCTGCGCACCTTCATGCGCGCGGAGCTCGCGCCGCACAAATGCCCGCGCTCCTTCGTCTTCCTGCCCGCCCTGCCGCGGACCGCCACGGGCAAGCTGCAGCGGTTCCGGCTGCGCGAGGAAGGCCCGTCCACCAGCCCTGACCTGCCCGGCAGGCCCGACAGGTCCTAG